From the Paraflavitalea soli genome, the window TCAGGAACAGTTTTTCTTCCGGTGCCTTCAATAAGTGCAGGTACACCGTATTGCCTTTCTCCGTTACCGCTCCCCAATCCTGCGGTGCTATTGCACCTCCTTTGGTACCGTAAATGGTTTCGCCATATTGCTTCAGCCATTGTCCCATGGCATTCAACCGTTCTGTAAACTCAGGCTGGATAACGCCATTGGGCATAGGCCCGATATTCAGTAAGAAATTAGCATTATGACCTGCAGCCTTTACCAGGTAATGGATCAGCGCCTTGTTGGATTTGTAATTGCGGTCGGTAATGTTGAAACCCCAGGAATCATTGATGGTCTCACAGGTTTCCAGTGGCAGTTTGGAAACCGAAGCGCCGCCAAAACCGGTGGTATTGCCACCCGGCAGGTCTTTTTCAAAAGCCTGGAAATCTTCGCCCGGTATAGGTGCCAGATGGTGGTTATTACTGATAAGGCATTGCGGTTGCAGGCGGTGGATGAGGCTGTAGATCTCATCATACTTCCAGTCGACCTTCGAGACGGCCGTTTTATTGTGGTCATTCTCCAGCTGGTCCCAATGGCCATCAAACCAAATGCCGGCCACTTCTCCGTAATTGGTGAGCAGTTCTGTCAGCTGGGCTTTCATGAAGTTGATATAGGAGGGCCAGTTACTTTTCTCAGTACGGCCGGTGCCTTTGCCCGTGCGGCCAGTCTCGTATTGGTAATCCGTGCGGTACCAGTCGAGCAGGGAATAGTAAAAGAACAGCTTTATACCTTGCCGGTGGCATTCATCGGCCATCTGTTTTACAACGTCCTTTCCATAGGGCGTACCCATGATGCTCCAGTCGGATTGTTTGGTATCCCATAAACTAAATCCATCGTGGTGACGGGTAATAAGCGTAATGTATTGCATCCCGGCAGCCTTCGCCGTGCTGACCCATGTCTTTGCATCAAAACTGATGGGATTGAAAATATTGATGAGGCGGCGGTATTCAGGTACCTGGATATTCCGCTGGTTCATCACCCACTCCCCATGACCCAATACGCTGGAAGCGCCCCAATGGATAAACATGCCAAAGCGGGCACTGTCGAACCACTTGCGGGAGTCCATGTTTTGAGGAGATGGCGTATAGGTGGATTGGCTGAAGCCGGTGAGCGACAGGAAAACGAACAGGAAAGCAATGGTTAGTCTGATCATAGTGAATTATTTGGAATACGAAAGATAATGATAAAGCCTTAACGGGATACGTATTCCGGAAACTTGCGCAATCGATTGGATTGGGAACAGGTGGGTGGGCAAAAAAAAAATCCCGGAGCACAAACTCCGGGATCAAATATTATAAGGAACCAGTTATTCGTCAGGCATTATTCACGATTGACGATTACCGATTCACCATCTTACTTCTGCAGGTACATTACTTCCTTCACCAGTTTCACCGTGCGGGGTACATCAGGTAAGGCAGCAGCTACCAGGTTGGGGGCATAGTGCAGCGGTGCATCGGCAGCCGTGATACGGCGGATCGGTGCATCGAGGTAATCAAATGCTTCCTTCTGAATGCGGTAAGCAATCTCAGAAGACACTGAACACATAGGCCACTGCTCTTCCACAATCACCAGGCGGTTGGTCTTCTTAACGCTTTCCACGATGGTATGCCAGTCGAGCGGGCGGATGGTGCGCAGGTCGATCACCTCAGCGCTGATACCTTCTTTTTCCAGTTCGGCAGCAGCACCCAGGGCTACTTTCATCATTTTATTATAAGAAACGATGGTCACATCGCGGCCTTGCCTTTTCACATCGGCCTTACCAATGGGGATCAGGTATTCGCCTTCAGGTACTTCACCCTTGTCGCCGTACATCACCTCACTTTCCATGAACATCACCGGGTCATTGTCGCGAATGGCGGATTTCATTAAACCTTTGGCATCGTAAGGATTGGAAGGAGATATTACTTTGATACCGGGAATGTTGGCATAATAGCTCTCAAAGGCGGTGGAGTGCTGGGCGCCCAATTGACCGGCAGAGCCGTTGGGACCACGAAAAACGATGGGACAACTGATTTGTCCACCGCTCATTGCCAGCATCTTAGAAGCTGTATTTAAAATTTGATCCAAGGCCAGTACAGCAAAGTTCCAGGTCATGAACTCCACGATCGGACGCAAGCCGTTCTGAGCAGCTCCTACCGCGATACCGGTAAAACCCAATTCAGCGATCGGGGTATCAATTATCCTTTTCGGGCCAAATTCGTCCAGCATACCCTGGCTAACCTTATAGGCGCCATTGTATTCTGCTACTTCTTCACCCATCAGGAATACATTAGGATCTCTTCTCATTTCTTCGCTCATCGCTTCGCGCAGCGCTTCACGAAATGCTATTAATCTTGCCATCCGGTTTTTTTGTTTAATTAATCTAAACTCCCGACTGCAATAAGTCCTCATCGGGCGACGCAAAATTATTGGTTGAGAGGCAGATAAACAAATTGGATTGTCCTCAGACCATCGCTTTTTGTCCATACGTCAAACGGATTTCCCCCGCCCATTCCCCCGTGCTAGGTTTGTGTAAACGATGGGAATACCATTAAAAACGTAATTTCCTATTCATGAACAGGCGCTGGAAATATCTTATTCCTCCTTTATATGGCTTGCTGATCTATGCGACCATCCGGCTCATCAATGATACCCTGGCAGATGACCGATTCTGGGAACGGCCACTACTACTGAATACCATTGAAATTGGCTTTACGATCCTAATGGGGTATCTCATATTCTATGCCATGCAATGGGTGTTCCGTCATTTCGATCCTTTCCTGGCGAAAGGCGCCACCACCAGTACCATACGGAAGGAATTGTTGTGGGTATTCATAGTAACAGAAGTGGGCGTCAACCTGGTCATGACACCCATGGTGGCTTTAACGGATGATGGGCTATCCTGGGGCGACTTTGCCATCATCAATGTTATCCCTCTCCTATATAACCTGATCTACTACGCGGTCGTACGCAGCAATAAACTGCTCAAAGCCTATATTGATAATAAGATACAGCTGGAAAAGATCACCAACGACCATTTGCAAACCGAATTGAAATTCCTGAAAGCACAATACCATCCCCATTTCCTGTTCAATGCCCTCAACACAGTATATTTCCAGATGGATGAAGATGTACAGGCAGCCAAGCGGAGCATTGAGAAGTTTTCGGGGCTGCTGCGCTACCAGCTGTATGACCAGCAGCAAACCGTACCGCTTAGCCAGGAAATACAATACCTCACCAATTTTATTGAGCTGCAGCAGGTGCGTACTTCTGAAAAACTACAGTTGAAGGTTAATTTTGACCCCGCACTCAATGGTCAGCAGGTGTATCCCCTGCTGTTATTGCCCATGGTGGAAAATGCCTTTAAATATGCAGGAGGACGCTACCACATCGATATTGTGGCCAGGCTGGATGGCAACAACCTGGTATTTACCGTCACCAATTCTATCCCGCTCAATATGCCCGTAAAAGTTGACAGCGGTATCGGGCTGGAGAACCTTAAAAGGAGACTGGAATTATTGTATTCCGGCAAAAGCAGTTTACAAACAGCCAAACAGGCCGATGAGTTTTGGGCCGAATTACAAATAAAACTGGATTAATGGCACGCAAAATAACCTGTATCATAACAGACGATGAACCGATGGCCCGGAAGGGACTTCAAGGCTATGTAGAAAAGATCGATTTCCTGCAGCTGGTAGGCCAATGCGAGGATGCCTTGCAGCTGAACACCCTCCTGAAACAACAACCCGTAGACCTGCTATTCCTCGATATTGAGATGCCTTATATTACAGGCATTGATTTTCTGCAACAAACGCCCCAGCCCCCCAAAGTGATCTTTACCACGGCTTATGAGCAATATGCCATTCGCGGATACGAGTTGGATGTGTTGGACTACCTCCTGAAGCCTGTTTCCTTCGACCGTTTCCTCAAAGCAGCCAACAAGGCCTTTGACTATTTCCAGCCCTCCCCCGCTGCCGAACAGGCGCATGTATTCATTAAAACCGATACCCGGCTGGAAAAGATCAGGTTTGCCGATATCCTGTTTGCCGAAGCCATGGAGAACTATGTAGCGATTTATACAGCCGATAAAAAATTCATCACCCATTCCACGCTGAAAGGCTTGCAGGAAAGCCTGCCCGGCAGTATGTTTATCCAGCCGCACAAGTCATACCTGGTCAATATGCAGGCCATTGGTGCAGTAGAAGGCAATATCCTGCATGTGGGCAGGTACCAGGTGCCGATCTCCAAATACCAGAAAGAAGAGGTAATGGAACGAATTGGATACAGGAAGTGAAAATGTTGTTTGTATGGATGAATCTGCGTTTAGTACAATTTTACCGGCAGTCACAAGTCTTTTCACGATTTTTATACAGTGAAGAACAGAGTAAGGTTACATAGTATTTTCTGGCTGGCTTACCTGGTGCATGAACTTGCCCTGGAATATGCCTGGTTCAATTCCTATTTTCCAAATGTAACTGTGGGAGAACGGTTATGGTTGGCTTTCCGCACCGTGTTGTGGCTGTTACCGGGAAAGGTGTTGTTTACTTATTTCCTGTTGTGGGCCGTTGGCCGGGCGGTCAACCGCAACCGGATCATACCATGGCTCATACCGGCCTCCATCCTGGCAATCGTATTATCGGTAGCTTTATACCGCCTCATATTATATTACTACCTGGTGCCCATCGTGCTTCACAATCCCTGGAGTGAAGGAGCGCTATGGAACCCGCGAAGGATACTCGGCCATTTTGTGGACATTGGTTTTGTAGCTGCCTGTGCGGTAGCCATGAAATTTCTCCGCATGAACTGGCTTAGCCGGATGCGGGAAAAGAAATTACTACAGGAAAAACTGGAAGCAGAGTTGAAGTTCCTGCGTACGCAAACCAATCCCCACTTCCTGTTCAATACGTTGAATAATATCTATGCGCTGGCCCGTAAAAAATCAGATAATACGGCCGATGTGGTGATGAAACTATCCAAGTTGCTGCGCTTTATGCTGTACGAATCACGCAAGGAACGTATTCCTGTGAGTGCCGAGATACGGATGATCGAAGATTACCTGGAACTGGAGAAAATACGGTACAACGAACGGCTCACCATTCAATTTGAAAAGGATATTGATGATTCGACACAGCAAATAGCCCCCTTATTGTTATTGCCATTCATTGAAAACGCCTTCAAACATGGGGCCAGCGAAACCAGGTTCGACTCATTTATCCATATTGGTGTTGGGCTGAAAGAAGGGCACTTAAAATTTTGTATTGAAAATTCAAAAGAAGAAAACGGCATAACAACGGTCACCGACAATATTGGTCTTAGCAATGTGAAACGCCAACTGGAACTGATGTACCAGGAACACACTTTGCAGGTTGATAACCAGAAAGACCGTTTTACTGTTCACCTTACTATTAATCTTAACAACGATGCAACGCTATCATTGCCTTATTATTGAAGATGAGCCCCTGGCGGCTGAAGTACTGCAGGATTATATACGGCAGGTACCTTTCCTCGAACTGAAAGGCGTGGCCAGCGATGCCATCTTTGCGATGGAATTAATGCAGCAACAAAAGATAGACCTGATCTTCCTGGACATTCACCTGCCCAAACTGAAGGGGTTTGATTTCATCCGCACGTTGAAACAGCCCCCTCACATTATCATCACCTCTGCCTACCATGAATATGCCTTGCAAGGGTATGAATACAATGTAGTGGATTACCTGCTGAAGCCGATTGAGTTTAGCCGCTTCCTGATGGCCGTTAACAAACTGAAACAGTCGCCCGTACCGGCTGTTAGCATTACCTCGCTGATGCCTGGACCAGAAAGAGCTTACCTGTTCTTTAATGTGAGCAAAAAGAAGGTGAAAGTGTACCTGGATGAAATATTATACATAGAAAGCCTGAAAGAGTACATCCGCATCTATACGAAAACTAAGAATATACTCACCAAGTTCCAGTTGGGACAGATTGAAGAGCTGCTGGCCAAAAACAATTTCCTGCGGATACACCGATCTTTCATTGTAGCAAAAGACAAGATCGAAGCATTTACGGCTACAGACGTAGAGATATCGGGAAAGCTGATCCCTATTGGCAGGAGCTACAAAGAACTGGTACAATCCATCCTGGAAAAGAGTGCGGGTTAGCCATGAAGGTCCGCTTCCCTGTTACGAAATGCAATTTCCACCGCACCAGTGACATACTGCGGCTGATACAACAGGCTCATGGGGTCTTTCCGTTCCCTGGTTGAATAGCCTGTCTTTGATGCAGCAAAACTGCCTGTAAACTTATCTATTATAGTAAGTATAGGGTGTTAATATACAAGTAAGCCATGAAAAAATTGATGTTGCCGATCCTACTGGTAACAGGTCTCGCATACCTGGTATCGGGAAAAGTGCATCCGCCACCTAATGCGTCCCCGTGTAATGGTGTGCATGCAGAGAAAGAGATCTTACTGCCTGTAGAACGATTATTGTGGGCGCTGGATGCGCCATAAGTAAGTCTTTAGCATGACGAGTAGGTTCCGTTGGTGTTACGGTAAGAGCAGATCCGTCAAATCTGCTAATTGTAACCGGCTTATTCCGTAGGGGGAAGCCGGTTTTTCTTTTCGCCAGCACCAGGCAATCCCCCAGCCTTCACCGCTCACCTTTCACTGCTCACCCCTTCCCTCCTGCCGCTTCCAGCTTTTGTGTCTTGTTGCGCACGATGATGCACTTATCATGCGCTATCTCTTTGAAGCCATATTCATAACAATAATAGTAAGTCTCCTTTTCTTTATTAGTAAAAATGCTGGTAAAGAAATCAAAGCGGTAGCCTTTTTTAGCCAGTTCTGCTTTGGACCGGGCTGTGGCCCTTTCCACGCCTTCCATTGTTTCTTCCAGAATGCGCCGGTTACGGCGAAGAATATTGTTTACGTTGCGCACATAGTTAACGGAGTCACTGTTTAACTGATTATTGTAATTATTGCGGCAATAATCATCGCAAAATCTTTTATCGGCCCTCCCCTTTATAGTTTTCCCACAAGTAGGGCAAGTTCTGGCTTCGTTATTCATAGTCAATTATTTATGGGTAGATAGTTAATCAGTTTATCCGTTTGTAAGCGCTTACAAACGTTTACAAACACTTACATCCGAGTATAAACGACTATTAACCGGCTATGGATTTACGGGAGGTGCATTTTTGTGGGGACAGGCAGGCATCCCGGTGCCGGTCCGAAATAAAAAATCAATCATTTATTAAAACACACAATTATGTACGCATTAAGAAACAAAGTTCAACTGATCGGCTATGTAGGTATTGAACCAGAAGTAAGACTTACTGAGAAAAGAAAGAAATGGGTACGGTTCTCACTGGCTACCCATGAGACTTACAGGAATGCGCAGGGTGAGAAAGTTACAGAAACACAATGGCACCACCTGGTAGCCTGGGGCAAGGTGGCTGAAATAGTCGAAAAATACCTGCTCAAAGGAAAAGAAGTGGCAGTAGAAGGCAAGCTGGTGAACCGCAGTTATACGGATAAGGATGGTATTAAACGGTATACTACGGAGATACTGGTAAGTGAGGTATTATTACTGGGCGCTAAAAAAGAGCATAGTGTGGCAGCGGCCTAGTTAATTGTTTGCAAGGTGCACAGCATCACACCCCGGATGGCAGTGTAAAGCCTGTGCACTTTGCATTCATTATAATTCTTTTTGCATCAGCCAATCGGTCTGCGGATCATTGCCTACCACAAATATATGGTCGCTGAACTTCCGGAATCCCCATTTGGTATAGAAGGAAATGGCCCGCTGGTTATGCTCCCATACGCCCAGCCAGATCAACGCTTTCTTTTTATCCTGTGCTATGGAAAGGCATTCCTGCATCAACGCACTGCCCACACCTTTCCCGATAGTATTGGATACGGCATATATCCTGGCAATCTCGATAGCAGGTTTATCACCCAGTCCGGGAGGGTTTGGCGCTTCCCGTAAACGGGCATAGCCCACTACCACCTCTTCGGCAACGGCCAGTAAAAAGATACTGTCAGGCGCGGTAACTTCTGCCATTAGCTTTTCCCGGGTAAATTCTTCATTCATGAATTTCTCCATATCCTCCGGGGTATTGTCGGCAGCAAAGGAGTCGTAAAAAGTTTGCCGGCTCAGGTCAGCAATCATTCCTGCATCTTCGGCAGTGGCTCTTCGTATGGTGATCGTACTCATAAACTGATCACCATCGCGCTGGCCCCTCCGCCTCCATTACAGATACCTGCAGCTCCGTATTGGGCCTTGTTTTGCTTGAGCACATGAATGAGGGTCACAATGATACGGGCGCCGCTGGCACCCAGGGGATGACCAATACTCACAGCCCCTCCATGTACATTTACTTTGGCAGGATCGAGCTTCATGCGGCGTGTATTTTCAATGCCCACTACTGCAAAGGCTTCATTAAGCTCAAAATAGCCTATCTGGTCCAGGCTTAGGCCCGCTTTGGCTACCGCCTTGGGTAAGGCTATAGCAGGCGTAGTAGTAAACCATTCGGGTGCTTGTTCAGCATCGGCATAAGAAACTATTTTAGCCAATGGTTTTAATCCCAGTTCTTCGGCTTTCTCTTTGCTCATTAATACCAACGCCGCTGCACCATCGTTCATGGTGGAAGCATTGGCAGCTGTAACGCTGCCATCTTTCTGGAAAGCAGATTTCAGTTCGGGTATCTTATCAAACTTAACATTGTAAGGCTCTTCATCTTTGGCAAACAAGATAGGCTCGCCCTTACGTTGGGGAATGGACACCGGCACCACCTCATCATTGAATTTGCCGGCAGCCCAGGCAGCCTGGCTACGCTTATAACTTTCAATGGCAAATGCATCCTGTTCTTCACGGCTAATGCCACATTCTCTGGCGCAGAGTTCAGCGGCATTACCCATGGCCTTGCCATCATATACGTCTGTCAATCCGTCTTTGGCCAGACCATCGATCAATCCTGCATTGCCATATTTATTACCCCAGCGCATCTGATCTACATAAAAAGGCACATTACTCATACTTTCCATGCCGCCGGCCACCACGATATCTGCATCACCCAGGGCTATGCTTTGCGCGGCCTGCGCAATAGCTTTCATGCCGCTGGCGCAAACCTTATTCACAGTAGTACAATTGACTTCGTTGGGCAGACCGGCCAATTTGGCTGCCTGGCGGGCAGGCGCCTGGCCCAGGTTGGCCTGCAGCACACAGCCCATCAACACATCCTGTACCTGCTCCGGTTTAATACCTGCTCTTTCTACCGCCGCCTTAATGGCAATTGCGCCTAATTGAGTGGCACTGAAGTTTTTAAGACTTCCTCCAAAACTGCCTAATGGGGTACGTACAGCCGAGATAATATATACTTCGCGTTTGTTCATATAGCTGATCTTTATAATAGAATTGGGTGATAACGACTCACTTACAAACGTAAAGATAACGATTGTTAGTTTGTCCGCAACTCATACCGCTGCTCTGTCACATTTTTTCCGAAGGGAGCTACAGCGGGCCGTTCTTCCACCAGCATAAATCCATGTCTTTTGTACAAAGCAACTGCAGTGGGTAATTCACTGGTGGTCCACAGGAAGGAAGCCCTATAACCAGCCTGGCGCAGAAAGTCCATGTATAATTCCAGGAGCTTTTTTCCCAGGCCAATACCCCGGTAATCAGGATGAAGAATGAAGTAACGCAACTGGGCCGCTTCCCCGCGGTGCATCAGCAACAAAAAGCCTACGATCTTTTGCTGGTGCTCACAAACCCATACACGGTCCCTGGCGGCATCGTATTGCTGATAAAATTCAACGAGGCCTGCTGCTACATAGGATTCAAAGGCAACACCATACTGGTATTCCCGGCTGTATAACCAGCCATGCAGGTAAGTTATATAACCAATATCTCCTGGCTGTAAAGTGGTGCGTATATGGATATCATTAAGATCGACTGCAGGCTGCATAGAAATAAATTTGAAGCCTAAAGATAATACTAGCCTTTAGTATTCACCACCCGATACTTGCGCAAAGTATAAGAGCTGATCGCGCAAACGACCAGCTCTGTATTATAGCGTACGGATCAAATAAACTAACGTTGAATTCCCTCAAACTCGGCAGGCGTGGTACCTTCAATATAATCTTTGAACTTTTGTATATCGTGCTCTACGATCCTTTCAAAAGCCGGGTTTAATATCCTGGCAATAGCTACCCCAATATCTCCTGCCGGTGGCCGGTAAGTGATGGTTACCCGCAACTCAGTGCCTTCCTCCACATCCCTGAACTCTACCTTACCCGCATTCTCAATAGCTGATCCTGCAATGGAATGCCATCCTATCAGTACCCCATATTCGTCTTTCACGATCTCTGCATTCCAGCGTATCCGGCCAAGGTTGGCAGGTACAATAGCTTCCCAACGGGAATGAACCTGGTCTACTTCCCGCACTTTTGCCAGGTGATGCATAAAGGAAGGCAGGTTTTCCAGTTTGCGCCAAAAACGGTACACCTCATGCCTTGGCTTATTCACTACCAGGGTGGTACGTACATTGATGGCCGCTGTTCGCCTTACATCCCTCGTTTTACCCATCGCAGCATAGGCAGGACAACTACCCGAAGCACCCCGGTACAACAAAAAGCCACCTATCATACCTTGCAGGAAACTCTTCACCGGATGCTTTGTAAAATGCCGTACACCATGGCCAATAAGGGCTACACCTGTGGTAGCTGACAATAACCGCTCAGGCCAGCTCACATTGATCACATTATTGGTTTTTATATTGGGCAAAACCGGATCATCCATCCAGGTTTTCATCGCATCATATGTTTTCATATCACTTTTTTGTTACTGGCTACTAAAACCCTGCCTACCAGAGAGTGCAGTTATTTACAGTCTGTTATGGGGAATATGAGCAACAGTTTGCCCCCAGGCTGTGCCCGGTTTGTTTTATCGCCGGAATTTGTGGAAATTGAGACAAACAGCATCCCTATTCACTATATGCAGCGAATACTTCTCCTGTTACTACTTACTACATCGGTCAGTTACGGACAATCAGGCAGGAGCCAGGCATCGGCCATGGCCACAACCCTCTTGTCGGGACAAGATAGTGCCTTGCATTTATTTGAACAGGCACTGGAGTATATCCAGCGAAACCCTTTCAAAAAGGACATATCCTGGGACTCGTTGATTGCCACCTCCCGCGAACAATTGTCTGCAGCAACCTCCGTGCGCGATGCCCATACCGTGATCAACCAATGCCTGCAGCAGGTACAGGGTGCTCATAGTTTTGTAATGCCTGCCCGCCATGCGGCCCTGTACCATAATGATACAGCCCAGCTTAAACGTATACCGGCGTTAAAAGAACTGGTAGGCGCCATGAGCGCTGAAATGATCGATCAGGGTATTGGATACATATCCGTGCCCTGGATCAGTAGTTCCGACCCGGCGGTATGTGCCCTGATAGCCGACAGCCTGCAATCGCTGATCGGACACCTGGCAAAGCAAGGGGCTACCCGCTGGATCATCGACCTGCGTAAGAATATTGGCGGCAATTGCTGGCCTATGCTGGCAGGCATCGGTCCCCTGCTTGGCAATGGCGTATGTGGTTATTTTGTGCGCAAAGCAAGGGTAACCGACATCCGTTACCGGGAAGGTGCAGCCCTGCATAACAATACCACCATGTGCAAAGTCAGCAACCCGGTAACCCTTACCGATCAGCAACGACAGCAGATAGTGGTCCTTACCGGGCCCAAAACTTCCAGTTCGGGCGAAATACTGGCCCTGGCCTTTAAAGGAATGCCGCAGGTACGCCTGATGGGAGAACCCACAGCAGGCTTAACAACTGCCAACACCACCTATGACCTGTTTGATGGCTCCACTCTTGTAGTGACCATTTGCCAGGAAGCCGACAGGACCGGCAGGATCTGTGAAGGAAAGATCGTTCCTGACGATATTATTAAGTCCGATCCCCTTAAAGAGGAAGATGTGGTGAAAGCCAATGCCCTCATGTGGCTGCAAAGTAATTGAGCATCCATAGCCATGCGCCTTTTAGCGATGAACAGGCAAGTCTCCACCTGCGGCTGGCAATTTCTTCGTAACTTTTAGGAAAATAACGATATGGCGCAAAGCAGGCATCGTCACAAACACGCGCATCCACATGCGCATCCCCCCCATCCCTCCCCGGGTTCCAGGCAACAGGCAAAACGCAAAGCGGTAACTATTATGATGATCTTTCTGGGGGTATTAGGACTCTTTGTAGCTTATGTATCAGCAGGGCCTGAACTATTGTGGCTTACACTGGGCACCATAGCTGGTGTAGTGGCAGGATATTTTGTAGGACGCAGCATGGACAAGGCAGCCGCTAAATAAAAAAAGTGATACCTCCTTCACAAGGTATCACCTTTTAGAATTAATAAGCAGGCAAGCAAACGTTTAGTTATCAAGCGCAGCGAAGAAAAATCCTTCTTCGCTAAGAACGTGTTCATTCGGTATAAATCTTAACAGCGATTCCCGCACCATATCTTCGGCAGCCTGTTGGTAACGGGTACCTACTTCCGGTGTTTTCAAAGCAAACTTCCAGCTTTGTATTTTCAGGATCGCAATTTTACTGGCATGGATCGTATGGTTCTCCAATAACTTAAACTTCTCTGCCAGGTAATCCTGGTCGTTTTGGATGTTGGGGTTCATAGGGATTGAATGTTTTGATCGAATAGCCTTACCAATAATTAACGCAGGTGTAATATAGAAATTGTGTAGGTATAGCAGAAAAATACGATGTTATGAACAAAGTTTCCATGGCCTGGTACAATCAATCAAAAGAAGAGATCACTTCATCCTTCTCCGTTACCCCCAATGGTTTACCTGCCGCAGAAGCAGCCGAAAGGCTTAAAAAATTTGGTCCCAATACCCTGCCACCGCCCAAAGCTAAAAATATAGGGATCATCTTTCTCTCCCAGTTCCTCAGCCCCCTCATTTATGTATTGATCGGTGCAGCCATCCTGTCGGCCATCGCCGGGGAAGTCAATGATGCGCTCTTCATCACCACCATCATTGTTATCAATGCCATCCTGGGCACCTGGCAGGAATGGCAGGCCGAAAACAGCGCCGCCGCCTTGAAAACCCTGGTAACCGTAAAAGCAAGGATCAAACGGGATGGGAAAATACTGGAAATAGATGCTGCAGAGATCGTACCGGGCGATGTGGTACTGCTCGAAAGCGGGGTAAAAGTGCCTGCCGATATCCGGTTGATCAAGGCCCGGGAATTAAACATTGAAGAAGCCCTGCTAACCGGCGAATCGCAACCAGTGACCAAGACGACGGAAACATTACCGGACAAAGACCTTTCCCTGGGTGATCAGACCAATATGGCCTTTACAGCCACTACCGTGGTCAAAGGCCGTGGCTGGGGCTACGCAGTAGCTACGGCTAAGGATACCGAGATTGGCCGGATCGCGGGTTCACTCTCCGAAGGGAAAGCCGAAAAACCTCCCCTGATCCGGCGCATGGATGTTTTTTCACGGAAGATCAGCATTGGAGTGATAATAGCCTGTTTGTTATTGGGCTTCATCGGCTGGTATCGGGGTATGCCCATCATGGAGATCTTCTTCCTGATGATTGCCGTGGGTGTATCTGCCATTCCGGAAGGACTGCCCGTTGCCTTAACCGTAGCCCTGTCGATTGGTACACGCCGGATGGCCAGGCGCAACGTGATCGTACGCAGGCTCCCCGCCGTAGAAGGCCTGGGTAGTTGTACCATGATCGCTTCGGATAAAACAGGCACATTGACCATGGACCAGCAATCGGTTAA encodes:
- a CDS encoding alpha-L-fucosidase, encoding MIRLTIAFLFVFLSLTGFSQSTYTPSPQNMDSRKWFDSARFGMFIHWGASSVLGHGEWVMNQRNIQVPEYRRLINIFNPISFDAKTWVSTAKAAGMQYITLITRHHDGFSLWDTKQSDWSIMGTPYGKDVVKQMADECHRQGIKLFFYYSLLDWYRTDYQYETGRTGKGTGRTEKSNWPSYINFMKAQLTELLTNYGEVAGIWFDGHWDQLENDHNKTAVSKVDWKYDEIYSLIHRLQPQCLISNNHHLAPIPGEDFQAFEKDLPGGNTTGFGGASVSKLPLETCETINDSWGFNITDRNYKSNKALIHYLVKAAGHNANFLLNIGPMPNGVIQPEFTERLNAMGQWLKQYGETIYGTKGGAIAPQDWGAVTEKGNTVYLHLLKAPEEKLFLKFPYKIKSIKSFAGKSPVKYQVLADSYVVIDVKAIPKEEYDTVLEVEVTR
- a CDS encoding pyruvate dehydrogenase complex E1 component subunit beta, whose product is MDKKRWSEDNPICLSASQPIILRRPMRTYCSREFRLIKQKNRMARLIAFREALREAMSEEMRRDPNVFLMGEEVAEYNGAYKVSQGMLDEFGPKRIIDTPIAELGFTGIAVGAAQNGLRPIVEFMTWNFAVLALDQILNTASKMLAMSGGQISCPIVFRGPNGSAGQLGAQHSTAFESYYANIPGIKVISPSNPYDAKGLMKSAIRDNDPVMFMESEVMYGDKGEVPEGEYLIPIGKADVKRQGRDVTIVSYNKMMKVALGAAAELEKEGISAEVIDLRTIRPLDWHTIVESVKKTNRLVIVEEQWPMCSVSSEIAYRIQKEAFDYLDAPIRRITAADAPLHYAPNLVAAALPDVPRTVKLVKEVMYLQK
- a CDS encoding sensor histidine kinase: MNRRWKYLIPPLYGLLIYATIRLINDTLADDRFWERPLLLNTIEIGFTILMGYLIFYAMQWVFRHFDPFLAKGATTSTIRKELLWVFIVTEVGVNLVMTPMVALTDDGLSWGDFAIINVIPLLYNLIYYAVVRSNKLLKAYIDNKIQLEKITNDHLQTELKFLKAQYHPHFLFNALNTVYFQMDEDVQAAKRSIEKFSGLLRYQLYDQQQTVPLSQEIQYLTNFIELQQVRTSEKLQLKVNFDPALNGQQVYPLLLLPMVENAFKYAGGRYHIDIVARLDGNNLVFTVTNSIPLNMPVKVDSGIGLENLKRRLELLYSGKSSLQTAKQADEFWAELQIKLD
- a CDS encoding LytR/AlgR family response regulator transcription factor, which produces MARKITCIITDDEPMARKGLQGYVEKIDFLQLVGQCEDALQLNTLLKQQPVDLLFLDIEMPYITGIDFLQQTPQPPKVIFTTAYEQYAIRGYELDVLDYLLKPVSFDRFLKAANKAFDYFQPSPAAEQAHVFIKTDTRLEKIRFADILFAEAMENYVAIYTADKKFITHSTLKGLQESLPGSMFIQPHKSYLVNMQAIGAVEGNILHVGRYQVPISKYQKEEVMERIGYRK
- a CDS encoding sensor histidine kinase; protein product: MKNRVRLHSIFWLAYLVHELALEYAWFNSYFPNVTVGERLWLAFRTVLWLLPGKVLFTYFLLWAVGRAVNRNRIIPWLIPASILAIVLSVALYRLILYYYLVPIVLHNPWSEGALWNPRRILGHFVDIGFVAACAVAMKFLRMNWLSRMREKKLLQEKLEAELKFLRTQTNPHFLFNTLNNIYALARKKSDNTADVVMKLSKLLRFMLYESRKERIPVSAEIRMIEDYLELEKIRYNERLTIQFEKDIDDSTQQIAPLLLLPFIENAFKHGASETRFDSFIHIGVGLKEGHLKFCIENSKEENGITTVTDNIGLSNVKRQLELMYQEHTLQVDNQKDRFTVHLTINLNNDATLSLPYY
- a CDS encoding LytR/AlgR family response regulator transcription factor → MQRYHCLIIEDEPLAAEVLQDYIRQVPFLELKGVASDAIFAMELMQQQKIDLIFLDIHLPKLKGFDFIRTLKQPPHIIITSAYHEYALQGYEYNVVDYLLKPIEFSRFLMAVNKLKQSPVPAVSITSLMPGPERAYLFFNVSKKKVKVYLDEILYIESLKEYIRIYTKTKNILTKFQLGQIEELLAKNNFLRIHRSFIVAKDKIEAFTATDVEISGKLIPIGRSYKELVQSILEKSAG